A genomic window from Canis lupus dingo isolate Sandy chromosome 13, ASM325472v2, whole genome shotgun sequence includes:
- the COMMD8 gene encoding COMM domain-containing protein 8, with translation MEPEEGTPLWRLQKLPGELGPQLLHKIIDGICGRAYPLYQDYHSVWDSTEWKNVLEDITKFFKAVVGKNLSDEEISQQLNQLNSFHQQAIMKCLKSRKDEIKQALLKEIVDISSAQLQDFDWQLKLALSSDKIATLQMPLLNLHLDIKENGEVKPYSVEMSKEELQNLISSLEAANKVVLQLK, from the exons atggagccggaAGAGGGGACGCCCCTGTGGCGGCTGCAGAAGCTTCCAGGCGAGCTGGGCCCGCAG ctTCTTCACAAAATAATTGATGGCATTTGTGGCCGGGCTTACCCTCTCTACCAGGATTATCACAGTGTTTGGGATTCAACAGAATGGAAGAATGTTCTAGAAGATATCACCAAATTTTTCAAAGCTGTAGTTGGTAAAAATTTATCTGATGAAGAG atatcTCAGCAGTTGAATCAGTTGAATTCATTTCATCAACAAGCTATCATGAAATGCTTGAAAAGTAGGAAAGATGAGATCAAGCAGGCTCTGTTAAAAGAAATAGTTGATATTTCTTCTGCACAACTACAAGATTTTGATTGGCAGTTAAAG CTTGCACTGTCTAGTGACAAGATCGCTACTTTACAAATGCCACTCTTAAACCTTCATCtagacataaaagaaaatggtGAAGTCAAACCGTATTCCGTTGAAATGAGTAAAGAAGAGCTGCAGAATCTAATAAGCTCCTTGGAAGCAGCTAATAAG GTGGTCCTGCAGTTGAAATAA